One stretch of Zingiber officinale cultivar Zhangliang chromosome 6B, Zo_v1.1, whole genome shotgun sequence DNA includes these proteins:
- the LOC121989038 gene encoding leucine-rich repeat receptor protein kinase HPCA1-like isoform X3, with protein MKISVLLCILSYFLAIVGAQQQLTKLTADCGLDLKAFPYSPVGECVHPESWQVRVWNNVNTTRCCRHGLNFLSRAVANSSSPDQPILLDSQRWAECTALLSLRVDSSLTSCGFDQLHQPNSACAALTPSSLTDIVAPAFDVIATCSEINPVNFLTACSNCTDSISDAIQAVVKHFKVDDNDSEKAVCSVATVTAVASSRIANDTWTDDYYRCLAAMDSQDDTSASRKRDLVIYILAILIAVMAFSLLIALYRIIKTRKRREHKKGAGSDAAEKETSAWSGLYRFSKAEIEKAINYSSDGFLGAGSAGRVHQGVLPSGQLVAIKHIYTAATNLLFTREVEGLSKVRHHNLVSLLGYCDENGDRFLVYEFCSNGNLAQKLRGKSCLPWEKRVEILRDCSVALRFLHTHPDGCIVHRDIKLTNILLTEKMEPKLSDFGLAKMVGMKETQCFTDIKGTIGYMDPEYMSNGNLTCASDIYSFGIVILQVLSGRKVIELNTQARDSLTRAARDASSGKRPLTDFVDPCLQGQVNLDDFKSILRVAVLCASGSSKGRPRIKDLVEELEKTCSNTQNKMLEVSRQYQSPEVIEV; from the exons ATGAAGATTTCAGTGCTTCTCTGCATCCTCTCTTACTTCCTCGCCATTGTTGGAGCTCAGCAACAGCTTACCAAATTAACTGCAG ATTGCGGCTTGGATTTGAAGGCTTTCCCTTACAGTCCCGTGGGCGAATGTGTTCATCCAGAGTCTTGGCAAGTGAGAGTGTGGAACAACGTCAACACCACCCGATGTTGCCGCCATGGCCTCAATTTCTTGTCGAGAGCCGTCGCCAACTCCTCATCGCCTGACCAACCCATTCTTCTGGATTCGCAGCGGTGGGCCGAATGCACCGCCCTCCTTTCTCTCCGTGTCGATTCCTCCTTGACTTCCTGTGGGTTCGACCAACTCCACCAACCGAACTCTGCTTGCGCCGCCCTCACTCCCTCCTCGCTTACCGACATCGTTGCCCCTGCTTTCGACGTCATCGCCACCTGTTCGGAGATCAATCCTGTAAACTTTCTGACCGCTTGTTCGAACTGCACCGATAGTATCTCCGACGCGATACAGGCCGTCGTCAAGCATTTCAAGGTTGATGACAATGACAGCGAGAAGGCAGTTTGTAGCGTCGCCACCGTTACAGCAGTTGCCTCTTCTAGGATCGCCAACGACACTTGGACTGATGACTACTACCGGTGCTTGGCGGCCATGGATTCCCAAG ATGACACATCGGCGAGTAGAAAGC GTGATTTGGTCATATACATACTGGCGATCCTGATTGCAGTGATGGCGTTTTCCCTTCTCATCGCTTTGTACAGGATCATTAAGACTAGGAAACGGCGCGAACACAAAAAAG GTGCAGGCAGCGATGCAGCAGAGAAAGAGACCAGCGCATGGTCCGGCCTCTACCGATTCTCCAAAGCAGAGATTGAGAAGGCAATCAACTATAGCAGTGACGGATTCCTGGGCGCAGGCAGTGCAGGCCGAGTCCACCAAGGTGTGCTTCCCAGCGGGCAGCTCGTGGCGATCAAGCACATCTACACCGCCGCCACCAACCTCTTGTTCACTCGGGAAGTCGAAGGCCTCTCCAAAGTTCGACATCACAATCTCGTCTCCCTCCTCGGTTACTGCGATGAGAATGGGGATAGGTTTCTGGTCTACGAGTTCTGCTCCAATGGCAACTTGGCACAGAAATTGA GAGGAAAGAGTTGTCTTCCGTGGGAAAAAAGGGTTGAGATATTGAGAGATTGTTCGGTTGCGCTGAGGTTTCTTCATACCCACCCTGACGGATGCATTGTCCATAGAGACATCAAG ctCACCAACATTCTCCTGACGGAGAAGATGGAACCCAAACTTTCCGACTTCGGCCTGGCGAAGATGGTGGGCATGAAGGAGACCCAGTGCTTCACTGACATCAAAGGGACCATTGGCTACATGGATCCGGAGTACATGTCGAATGGAAACCTCACCTGCGCCAGTGACATCTACAGTTTCGGAATTGTGATTTTGCAAGTTTTGTCAGGGCGCAAAGTGATCGAACTGAACACCCAGGCACGAGATTCTCTGACCAGAGCG GCCAGGGATGCGTCGTCAGGGAAGCGGCCGCTCACTGACTTTGTTGATCCGTGCCTCCAGGGACAAGTGAACTTGGACGACTTCAAGTCGATCTTGCGCGTCGCTGTTCTCTGTGCGTCAGGTTCGAGCAAAGGGCGTCCACGGATCAAGGACCTTGTTGAAGAACTAGAGAAAACATGCAGTAACACACAGAACAAAATG CTTGAAGTAAGCAGACAATATCAATCTCCAGAAGTAATTGAG GTTTGA
- the LOC121989038 gene encoding leucine-rich repeat receptor protein kinase HPCA1-like isoform X2 — protein MKISVLLCILSYFLAIVGAQQQLTKLTADCGLDLKAFPYSPVGECVHPESWQVRVWNNVNTTRCCRHGLNFLSRAVANSSSPDQPILLDSQRWAECTALLSLRVDSSLTSCGFDQLHQPNSACAALTPSSLTDIVAPAFDVIATCSEINPVNFLTACSNCTDSISDAIQAVVKHFKVDDNDSEKAVCSVATVTAVASSRIANDTWTDDYYRCLAAMDSQGRFLFRTCGQFLSFRLLLSNSTSFSSCFLLDDTSASRKRDLVIYILAILIAVMAFSLLIALYRIIKTRKRREHKKGSDAAEKETSAWSGLYRFSKAEIEKAINYSSDGFLGAGSAGRVHQGVLPSGQLVAIKHIYTAATNLLFTREVEGLSKVRHHNLVSLLGYCDENGDRFLVYEFCSNGNLAQKLRGKSCLPWEKRVEILRDCSVALRFLHTHPDGCIVHRDIKLTNILLTEKMEPKLSDFGLAKMVGMKETQCFTDIKGTIGYMDPEYMSNGNLTCASDIYSFGIVILQVLSGRKVIELNTQARDSLTRAARDASSGKRPLTDFVDPCLQGQVNLDDFKSILRVAVLCASGSSKGRPRIKDLVEELEKTCSNTQNKMLEVSRQYQSPEVIEV, from the exons ATGAAGATTTCAGTGCTTCTCTGCATCCTCTCTTACTTCCTCGCCATTGTTGGAGCTCAGCAACAGCTTACCAAATTAACTGCAG ATTGCGGCTTGGATTTGAAGGCTTTCCCTTACAGTCCCGTGGGCGAATGTGTTCATCCAGAGTCTTGGCAAGTGAGAGTGTGGAACAACGTCAACACCACCCGATGTTGCCGCCATGGCCTCAATTTCTTGTCGAGAGCCGTCGCCAACTCCTCATCGCCTGACCAACCCATTCTTCTGGATTCGCAGCGGTGGGCCGAATGCACCGCCCTCCTTTCTCTCCGTGTCGATTCCTCCTTGACTTCCTGTGGGTTCGACCAACTCCACCAACCGAACTCTGCTTGCGCCGCCCTCACTCCCTCCTCGCTTACCGACATCGTTGCCCCTGCTTTCGACGTCATCGCCACCTGTTCGGAGATCAATCCTGTAAACTTTCTGACCGCTTGTTCGAACTGCACCGATAGTATCTCCGACGCGATACAGGCCGTCGTCAAGCATTTCAAGGTTGATGACAATGACAGCGAGAAGGCAGTTTGTAGCGTCGCCACCGTTACAGCAGTTGCCTCTTCTAGGATCGCCAACGACACTTGGACTGATGACTACTACCGGTGCTTGGCGGCCATGGATTCCCAAGGTAGATTTTTGTTTCGCACATGTGGACAGTTCCTGAGCTTTCGACTTCTGCTATCTAATTCAACaagtttttcttcttgtttccTTTTAGATGACACATCGGCGAGTAGAAAGC GTGATTTGGTCATATACATACTGGCGATCCTGATTGCAGTGATGGCGTTTTCCCTTCTCATCGCTTTGTACAGGATCATTAAGACTAGGAAACGGCGCGAACACAAAAAAG GCAGCGATGCAGCAGAGAAAGAGACCAGCGCATGGTCCGGCCTCTACCGATTCTCCAAAGCAGAGATTGAGAAGGCAATCAACTATAGCAGTGACGGATTCCTGGGCGCAGGCAGTGCAGGCCGAGTCCACCAAGGTGTGCTTCCCAGCGGGCAGCTCGTGGCGATCAAGCACATCTACACCGCCGCCACCAACCTCTTGTTCACTCGGGAAGTCGAAGGCCTCTCCAAAGTTCGACATCACAATCTCGTCTCCCTCCTCGGTTACTGCGATGAGAATGGGGATAGGTTTCTGGTCTACGAGTTCTGCTCCAATGGCAACTTGGCACAGAAATTGA GAGGAAAGAGTTGTCTTCCGTGGGAAAAAAGGGTTGAGATATTGAGAGATTGTTCGGTTGCGCTGAGGTTTCTTCATACCCACCCTGACGGATGCATTGTCCATAGAGACATCAAG ctCACCAACATTCTCCTGACGGAGAAGATGGAACCCAAACTTTCCGACTTCGGCCTGGCGAAGATGGTGGGCATGAAGGAGACCCAGTGCTTCACTGACATCAAAGGGACCATTGGCTACATGGATCCGGAGTACATGTCGAATGGAAACCTCACCTGCGCCAGTGACATCTACAGTTTCGGAATTGTGATTTTGCAAGTTTTGTCAGGGCGCAAAGTGATCGAACTGAACACCCAGGCACGAGATTCTCTGACCAGAGCG GCCAGGGATGCGTCGTCAGGGAAGCGGCCGCTCACTGACTTTGTTGATCCGTGCCTCCAGGGACAAGTGAACTTGGACGACTTCAAGTCGATCTTGCGCGTCGCTGTTCTCTGTGCGTCAGGTTCGAGCAAAGGGCGTCCACGGATCAAGGACCTTGTTGAAGAACTAGAGAAAACATGCAGTAACACACAGAACAAAATG CTTGAAGTAAGCAGACAATATCAATCTCCAGAAGTAATTGAG GTTTGA
- the LOC121989038 gene encoding leucine-rich repeat receptor protein kinase HPCA1-like isoform X1: MKISVLLCILSYFLAIVGAQQQLTKLTADCGLDLKAFPYSPVGECVHPESWQVRVWNNVNTTRCCRHGLNFLSRAVANSSSPDQPILLDSQRWAECTALLSLRVDSSLTSCGFDQLHQPNSACAALTPSSLTDIVAPAFDVIATCSEINPVNFLTACSNCTDSISDAIQAVVKHFKVDDNDSEKAVCSVATVTAVASSRIANDTWTDDYYRCLAAMDSQGRFLFRTCGQFLSFRLLLSNSTSFSSCFLLDDTSASRKRDLVIYILAILIAVMAFSLLIALYRIIKTRKRREHKKGAGSDAAEKETSAWSGLYRFSKAEIEKAINYSSDGFLGAGSAGRVHQGVLPSGQLVAIKHIYTAATNLLFTREVEGLSKVRHHNLVSLLGYCDENGDRFLVYEFCSNGNLAQKLRGKSCLPWEKRVEILRDCSVALRFLHTHPDGCIVHRDIKLTNILLTEKMEPKLSDFGLAKMVGMKETQCFTDIKGTIGYMDPEYMSNGNLTCASDIYSFGIVILQVLSGRKVIELNTQARDSLTRAARDASSGKRPLTDFVDPCLQGQVNLDDFKSILRVAVLCASGSSKGRPRIKDLVEELEKTCSNTQNKMLEVSRQYQSPEVIEV, encoded by the exons ATGAAGATTTCAGTGCTTCTCTGCATCCTCTCTTACTTCCTCGCCATTGTTGGAGCTCAGCAACAGCTTACCAAATTAACTGCAG ATTGCGGCTTGGATTTGAAGGCTTTCCCTTACAGTCCCGTGGGCGAATGTGTTCATCCAGAGTCTTGGCAAGTGAGAGTGTGGAACAACGTCAACACCACCCGATGTTGCCGCCATGGCCTCAATTTCTTGTCGAGAGCCGTCGCCAACTCCTCATCGCCTGACCAACCCATTCTTCTGGATTCGCAGCGGTGGGCCGAATGCACCGCCCTCCTTTCTCTCCGTGTCGATTCCTCCTTGACTTCCTGTGGGTTCGACCAACTCCACCAACCGAACTCTGCTTGCGCCGCCCTCACTCCCTCCTCGCTTACCGACATCGTTGCCCCTGCTTTCGACGTCATCGCCACCTGTTCGGAGATCAATCCTGTAAACTTTCTGACCGCTTGTTCGAACTGCACCGATAGTATCTCCGACGCGATACAGGCCGTCGTCAAGCATTTCAAGGTTGATGACAATGACAGCGAGAAGGCAGTTTGTAGCGTCGCCACCGTTACAGCAGTTGCCTCTTCTAGGATCGCCAACGACACTTGGACTGATGACTACTACCGGTGCTTGGCGGCCATGGATTCCCAAGGTAGATTTTTGTTTCGCACATGTGGACAGTTCCTGAGCTTTCGACTTCTGCTATCTAATTCAACaagtttttcttcttgtttccTTTTAGATGACACATCGGCGAGTAGAAAGC GTGATTTGGTCATATACATACTGGCGATCCTGATTGCAGTGATGGCGTTTTCCCTTCTCATCGCTTTGTACAGGATCATTAAGACTAGGAAACGGCGCGAACACAAAAAAG GTGCAGGCAGCGATGCAGCAGAGAAAGAGACCAGCGCATGGTCCGGCCTCTACCGATTCTCCAAAGCAGAGATTGAGAAGGCAATCAACTATAGCAGTGACGGATTCCTGGGCGCAGGCAGTGCAGGCCGAGTCCACCAAGGTGTGCTTCCCAGCGGGCAGCTCGTGGCGATCAAGCACATCTACACCGCCGCCACCAACCTCTTGTTCACTCGGGAAGTCGAAGGCCTCTCCAAAGTTCGACATCACAATCTCGTCTCCCTCCTCGGTTACTGCGATGAGAATGGGGATAGGTTTCTGGTCTACGAGTTCTGCTCCAATGGCAACTTGGCACAGAAATTGA GAGGAAAGAGTTGTCTTCCGTGGGAAAAAAGGGTTGAGATATTGAGAGATTGTTCGGTTGCGCTGAGGTTTCTTCATACCCACCCTGACGGATGCATTGTCCATAGAGACATCAAG ctCACCAACATTCTCCTGACGGAGAAGATGGAACCCAAACTTTCCGACTTCGGCCTGGCGAAGATGGTGGGCATGAAGGAGACCCAGTGCTTCACTGACATCAAAGGGACCATTGGCTACATGGATCCGGAGTACATGTCGAATGGAAACCTCACCTGCGCCAGTGACATCTACAGTTTCGGAATTGTGATTTTGCAAGTTTTGTCAGGGCGCAAAGTGATCGAACTGAACACCCAGGCACGAGATTCTCTGACCAGAGCG GCCAGGGATGCGTCGTCAGGGAAGCGGCCGCTCACTGACTTTGTTGATCCGTGCCTCCAGGGACAAGTGAACTTGGACGACTTCAAGTCGATCTTGCGCGTCGCTGTTCTCTGTGCGTCAGGTTCGAGCAAAGGGCGTCCACGGATCAAGGACCTTGTTGAAGAACTAGAGAAAACATGCAGTAACACACAGAACAAAATG CTTGAAGTAAGCAGACAATATCAATCTCCAGAAGTAATTGAG GTTTGA
- the LOC121989069 gene encoding uncharacterized protein LOC121989069, with amino-acid sequence MENYPGRVNGAGQFYPDRISDRKSRFWQIDNQPISKSEVICPQPCRPTRVSCLTNTLSRASSKSKGVKPMYRMDCAAEILDLLNQDEWDNDGFFCGSPPVRANNPVIHDPQFVVQSQSFASSIGNSPSVMQAGRLERGSPTCGSSVGGSPKVRIEGFACSSPGKHHVAPALA; translated from the exons ATGGAGAACTATCCAGGAAGAGTTAATGGTGCTGGACAATTTTATCCTGATCGAATTTCTGATAGAAAATCAAGGTTTTGGCAAATTGATAACCAACCAATTTCAAAATCTGAAGTTATTTGTCCTCAACCTTGTCGACCTACAAGAGTGTCTTGCTTAACTAATACTCTCAGTAGAGCTAGTTCAAAGTCAAAGGG TGTGAAGCCAATGTACAGGATGGATTGTGCTGCTGAGATTCTTGATCTTTTGAACCAG GATGAGTGGGACAATGATGGATTCTTCTGTGGTTCTCCTCCCGTGCGTGCCAACAATCCAGTTATCCATGACCCCCAATTTGTCGTACAATCCCAGTCCTTCGCTTCTTCCATCGGCAATTCGCCCAGTGTGATGCAAGCTGGAAGACTTGAGAGAGGCTCACCAACATGTGGTTCTTCAGTTGGGGGCAGTCCTAAGGTGAGAATTGAAGGATTTGCTTGTAGCAGCCCTGGGAAGCATCATGTTGCACCAGCTTTAGCTTGA